A genomic stretch from Methylophilus medardicus includes:
- a CDS encoding Gfo/Idh/MocA family protein encodes MSKQRLKWGILGAARVNERLLPAIIAANNAQLVAIASRRAGAAQSTLDKYAPGYNGVTCYDDLEALIADEQVEAVYCPMANEEHAEWALKAIQAGKHVLIEKPMTTHLADIDTIESAAKTKGVTVMEGFMYRFHPQHAKVAELIASGLIGDVLSCRASFSFLMAPARMYRISRDMAHGGGAMWDIGPYAIHALRWCFGKDNVPAEPEHVVAYGKLNSHGADVVASGVFDFGADAQGRARFGHFDVSFERGRKAEYEIIGDKGWIKCHNMWAYPGDAPVISWEAAGQSETIVLPTANHFNLEIEHFSDCVLYGKAPLLTFDDARGNCKAIEAVIAALKR; translated from the coding sequence ATGAGCAAACAAAGGCTGAAGTGGGGAATTTTAGGGGCGGCCCGTGTCAATGAGCGCTTACTTCCGGCCATCATCGCGGCCAATAATGCGCAGCTGGTAGCGATCGCCAGTCGCCGTGCAGGCGCGGCACAATCCACCCTCGATAAATACGCCCCTGGCTACAATGGCGTGACTTGTTATGATGATTTAGAGGCATTGATTGCAGATGAACAGGTGGAAGCAGTGTATTGTCCGATGGCCAACGAGGAGCATGCCGAGTGGGCATTGAAAGCGATTCAGGCCGGTAAGCATGTGCTCATCGAAAAGCCAATGACGACGCATTTGGCGGACATCGACACCATTGAGTCTGCGGCAAAAACCAAAGGGGTGACGGTGATGGAAGGCTTTATGTACCGTTTTCATCCACAGCATGCCAAAGTGGCTGAACTCATCGCCTCTGGCCTCATAGGTGACGTGCTGTCTTGTCGCGCCAGTTTTTCCTTCTTAATGGCCCCCGCGCGCATGTATCGCATCAGTCGTGATATGGCCCATGGCGGCGGTGCCATGTGGGATATCGGCCCTTACGCCATCCATGCCTTGCGCTGGTGTTTTGGCAAAGATAATGTGCCTGCTGAGCCAGAGCACGTCGTTGCTTACGGCAAACTCAACAGCCATGGTGCCGATGTGGTGGCCAGCGGCGTGTTCGACTTTGGCGCAGATGCACAAGGCCGCGCCCGATTCGGTCACTTTGATGTTAGCTTTGAGCGCGGCCGGAAGGCCGAATATGAAATCATCGGCGACAAAGGCTGGATCAAATGCCACAACATGTGGGCCTATCCCGGGGATGCCCCGGTCATTAGCTGGGAGGCCGCTGGTCAGTCCGAGACCATTGTGTTGCCAACAGCCAACCACTTCAACCTCGAAATCGAGCACTTTAGCGATTGCGTGCTTTACGGCAAAGCCCCGTTGCTGACATTTGACGATGCCCGCGGCAATTGCAAAGCGATTGAAGCAGTCATCGCTGCATTAAAACGATGA
- a CDS encoding transglutaminase domain-containing protein yields MWLCTECDITFNVSIPTPFILMLRPRSGEQQWVARQSYTLSPSVPVFEYTDTYGNLCQRLVAPVGKFCISTSADILTADGIDTAPGAPFDDVQYLPDDVLTYLLPSRYCESDKLLDLGQQIVTNVRPGYDQVTAIEQWIRENISYNTNSTHFQLSAVEVNQEREGVCRELAHLGIALCRGLCIPARMVVGFLHELQPMDFHAWFEAYVNGRWYTFDPTQPFPRGGRVTVAYGHDAADVAIFNQFGPALHPEEMRVRVTQLPGAPG; encoded by the coding sequence ATGTGGCTATGCACTGAATGTGACATCACGTTTAATGTCAGTATCCCAACCCCATTTATCCTAATGTTGCGCCCGCGTAGCGGCGAACAGCAATGGGTAGCGCGGCAATCTTATACGCTAAGCCCTAGCGTGCCTGTGTTTGAGTATACCGACACTTATGGCAACCTTTGCCAGCGTCTGGTCGCGCCTGTGGGCAAGTTTTGTATCAGCACTTCGGCAGATATTTTAACAGCCGATGGGATTGATACCGCACCCGGTGCGCCTTTTGACGATGTGCAATATCTGCCAGACGATGTGCTCACTTATCTATTGCCTTCGCGCTATTGCGAATCGGACAAGTTACTTGATTTGGGCCAGCAGATCGTGACCAATGTGAGGCCTGGCTATGACCAAGTGACGGCCATTGAGCAATGGATTCGGGAAAATATCAGCTACAACACCAACTCCACGCACTTTCAGCTCTCTGCTGTTGAGGTCAACCAAGAGCGCGAAGGCGTGTGCCGGGAACTGGCGCACTTGGGCATCGCTTTGTGTCGGGGCTTATGTATTCCTGCCCGGATGGTCGTGGGATTTTTACATGAACTACAACCAATGGACTTCCATGCTTGGTTTGAGGCTTATGTGAATGGCAGATGGTATACCTTTGACCCGACTCAACCTTTTCCTCGTGGCGGGCGAGTGACCGTCGCCTATGGGCACGATGCCGCCGATGTGGCCATTTTTAATCAGTTTGGTCCGGCATTGCATCCTGAAGAGATGCGTGTCCGCGTGACCCAACTCCCAGGCGCTCCTGGTTAA
- the fae gene encoding formaldehyde-activating enzyme: MSDERIIMRVGEALVAGGPPGTAAEPEVAIGEMNGPMGTAFANLLGDQVKGHTRVLAIMNTDIMVRPATLMVSKVTVKDPRYTNILMGTVQGAIANGVLDAVRSGDIPKEKANDLGIIVSVWLSPAILEQEKIDHKALFDIHREATFKAIQKALRNEPSIDWLLENQEKIVHKYYQMGLDGKL; the protein is encoded by the coding sequence ATGTCTGACGAACGAATTATCATGCGCGTGGGTGAAGCCTTGGTCGCAGGCGGCCCGCCGGGCACCGCAGCTGAACCAGAAGTGGCGATTGGCGAAATGAACGGCCCGATGGGAACGGCATTTGCCAACTTACTCGGCGACCAAGTGAAAGGGCATACCCGCGTTCTCGCGATTATGAACACCGACATCATGGTGCGCCCTGCCACCCTAATGGTGAGCAAAGTCACGGTTAAAGATCCTCGTTATACCAATATTTTGATGGGCACGGTACAAGGCGCGATTGCCAATGGCGTACTGGATGCGGTGCGCAGTGGTGACATCCCCAAGGAAAAAGCCAATGACTTAGGCATTATCGTCTCGGTATGGCTCAGCCCGGCAATTCTTGAACAAGAGAAAATCGACCACAAAGCGCTGTTTGACATCCACCGAGAGGCCACTTTTAAAGCGATTCAAAAAGCTTTGCGAAATGAACCGAGCATTGATTGGTTACTTGAAAATCAAGAAAAAATCGTACACAAATACTACCAAATGGGCTTAGACGGCAAGCTTTAA
- the tkt gene encoding transketolase, whose protein sequence is MATRVDLCNAIRALSMDAVQKANSGHPGAPMGMAEIAEVLWNHNLSHNPTNPQWANRDRFVLSNGHGSMLIYSLLHLTGYDVSIDDIKTFRQLHSKCAGHPEYSYAPGVETTTGPLGQGIANGVGFAMAEKLLANQFNKPGHDIVDHYTYVFLGDGCMMEGVSHEACALAGTWGLGKLVAFWDDNGISIDGHIEGWYTDDTAGRFKAYGWHVVSVDGHDQAAIQKAVDEAKSVTDKPSLICCKTIIGKGSPNKSGSHDCHGSALGDAEVAATRAEIGWPHEPFVIPADVYEGWDQKAKGAAREAAWNDKFAAYEKAFPAEAAEFKRRMAGDLPANWKAETDKIIAAVNEKAEGNASRKASQNAIGALAPLLPEFLGGSADLTGSNLTSTGSFVHVDAKKPGNYISYGVREFGMAAIMNGVALHGGLLPFGGTFHMFSDYMKNGMRMSALMHQRVVYVLTHDSIGQGEDGPTHQPVENTSGLRYIPRMDVWRPGSATETTVAWVAAVERAEGPTSLVLSRQNLAGIKHEASQLEAIRKGGYVFSDAAGKADVIIIANGSELDLAVKAAAELTAAGTKVRVVSMPSTNVFDRQDKAYKDSVLTPGVVRVAVEAAHPDFWRKYVGLEGAVVGIDTFGESAPGGALMKHFGFTVENVVATVKSVL, encoded by the coding sequence ATGGCAACTCGTGTCGACTTGTGCAACGCCATCCGTGCTCTGAGCATGGACGCTGTACAAAAAGCAAACTCCGGTCACCCAGGCGCACCTATGGGCATGGCTGAAATTGCTGAAGTATTGTGGAACCACAATCTGAGCCACAACCCAACTAACCCACAATGGGCTAACCGTGACCGCTTCGTGTTGTCAAACGGCCATGGCTCTATGCTGATTTACTCCTTGCTGCACCTGACCGGTTACGATGTGTCTATCGATGACATCAAAACGTTCCGTCAATTGCACTCCAAGTGTGCTGGTCACCCTGAGTATAGCTACGCACCAGGCGTTGAAACCACGACTGGCCCATTGGGTCAAGGGATTGCGAACGGCGTTGGTTTCGCGATGGCTGAAAAATTGTTGGCCAACCAGTTTAACAAGCCAGGCCACGACATTGTTGACCACTACACATACGTGTTCTTGGGCGACGGTTGCATGATGGAAGGCGTTTCTCACGAAGCATGTGCACTGGCTGGTACTTGGGGCTTAGGCAAGTTGGTCGCTTTCTGGGATGACAACGGTATCTCGATCGACGGTCACATCGAAGGTTGGTACACAGACGACACCGCAGGCCGTTTCAAGGCATATGGCTGGCACGTTGTTTCTGTCGATGGCCATGACCAAGCGGCGATCCAAAAAGCTGTAGACGAAGCGAAATCTGTGACTGATAAACCATCACTGATCTGCTGCAAAACCATCATCGGTAAAGGCTCACCAAACAAATCTGGTTCACACGACTGTCACGGTTCTGCATTAGGTGACGCCGAAGTGGCTGCTACCCGTGCTGAAATCGGCTGGCCACATGAGCCATTCGTGATTCCTGCTGACGTTTACGAAGGTTGGGATCAAAAAGCCAAAGGCGCTGCACGTGAAGCTGCTTGGAACGACAAGTTTGCGGCTTACGAAAAAGCATTCCCAGCAGAAGCTGCTGAGTTCAAACGCCGTATGGCCGGTGACTTGCCAGCAAACTGGAAAGCAGAAACAGACAAGATCATCGCTGCAGTGAACGAAAAAGCGGAAGGCAATGCTTCCCGTAAAGCGTCACAAAACGCGATTGGTGCTTTGGCGCCATTATTGCCTGAGTTCTTAGGCGGTTCAGCTGATTTGACTGGTTCTAACCTGACTTCAACTGGTAGCTTCGTGCACGTAGATGCGAAAAAACCAGGTAACTACATCTCTTACGGTGTACGTGAATTCGGTATGGCTGCGATCATGAACGGTGTGGCATTGCACGGTGGCTTGTTGCCATTCGGCGGTACTTTCCACATGTTCTCTGATTACATGAAAAACGGCATGCGTATGTCAGCGTTGATGCATCAACGTGTGGTTTACGTGCTGACCCATGACTCTATCGGTCAAGGTGAAGATGGTCCAACGCACCAGCCCGTTGAAAACACTTCTGGCTTGCGTTACATCCCACGTATGGATGTATGGCGTCCAGGTTCAGCGACTGAAACAACGGTTGCATGGGTTGCTGCTGTTGAGCGTGCAGAAGGCCCAACCAGCTTGGTATTGAGCCGTCAGAATTTGGCTGGTATCAAACACGAAGCGTCACAACTCGAAGCCATCCGTAAAGGTGGTTATGTGTTCTCCGACGCGGCTGGTAAAGCAGATGTGATCATCATCGCTAACGGTTCAGAATTAGATTTGGCAGTGAAAGCCGCTGCTGAGTTAACCGCTGCTGGTACTAAAGTGCGCGTGGTTTCAATGCCATCCACTAACGTATTTGACCGTCAAGACAAAGCTTACAAAGACAGCGTATTGACTCCAGGCGTTGTTCGCGTGGCTGTTGAAGCTGCTCACCCAGATTTCTGGCGTAAGTATGTTGGTTTAGAGGGTGCTGTGGTCGGTATCGACACCTTCGGTGAGTCTGCTCCTGGCGGCGCACTGATGAAGCACTTCGGTTTCACGGTAGAGAACGTTGTAGCTACTGTTAAATCTGTTCTGTAA
- the pepN gene encoding aminopeptidase N: protein MRTENAVAPKTIYLKDYTPAPYLAKQVNLSFNLLPGKTIVTSSVDYVKNPAGVSSDLVLDGEDQTVISVALNGQPFEDYTIADGQMTIVNPGHAFSLTIVSEIHPEANTALEGLYQSQGNYCTQCEAEGFRRITYYQDRPDVLSVFTVRIEADALAYPVMLSNGNLQEEGMLADGRHFRVWHDPFPKPCYLFALVAGDLERVADTFTTMTGRKVDLHIYVRAGDEGQCSHAMASLKKSMQWDEEVYGREYQLDLFNIVAVSDFNMGAMENTSLNVFNTALVLAHQETATDSDFMSVEGVIGHEYFHNWTGNRVTCRDWFQLSLKEGFTVFRDQEFSADMNSRAVLRIDDVNTLRRLQFSEDGSPLAHAVQPDQFIEISNFYTKTIYDKGAELIRMQHTLLGAETFRKATDLYFDRFDGQAVTCDDFVQCMADASGRDLSQFFRWYKQAGTPSLQVSSHYDASHQRYTLTFKQSQPDTPEQTNKQPLHIPVAVGLLDAFGQELLPTRVLEVTEREQTFTFADMADRPVPSILRGFSAPVKLETDLSDDDLRLLQVYDTDGFNKWEAGQTLALRTIQRVMDQPEADITQFVADIGTLIAQGLSGQGDKALLARALSLPLLGVIAQHQAVIDPAAIDAARTAILIQIKRTHKEALAALYDLNRNSGEFSMTPEAMGRRALQHAVLEILTVTNGTGCAARSKAHYDAADNMTDRVTALACLADSDQPQRAEVFADFYARFKNYPLVVDKWFSLQAIANREQIFEDLAMLRNHADFNIKNPNRVRSLYSAFAINNPVKFHDPSGKGYAFLRDVIIELNTINPQIAARMVTPLREWKRYTPALQAQMQAALEAILATPNLSGDVFEIVSKSLKG from the coding sequence ATGCGAACCGAAAACGCTGTAGCACCCAAAACCATTTATCTCAAAGACTACACCCCCGCCCCTTATCTGGCGAAACAGGTGAATTTGAGTTTTAACCTGTTGCCGGGCAAAACCATCGTGACCTCTAGCGTTGACTATGTGAAAAACCCAGCGGGTGTGTCGAGTGATTTGGTGTTGGATGGTGAGGATCAAACCGTTATTTCTGTCGCGTTGAATGGTCAGCCGTTTGAGGATTACACCATCGCCGATGGGCAGATGACTATTGTGAATCCGGGACATGCGTTTAGTTTAACCATCGTCAGCGAGATTCACCCTGAAGCCAATACGGCGCTGGAGGGCTTATATCAATCGCAAGGCAACTACTGCACACAGTGCGAGGCCGAGGGCTTTAGACGCATTACTTACTATCAAGATAGACCGGATGTATTGAGCGTGTTTACTGTTCGCATTGAGGCGGATGCGCTGGCGTATCCGGTGATGCTTTCGAATGGTAATTTGCAGGAAGAGGGGATGCTGGCAGACGGCCGTCATTTTCGAGTTTGGCATGACCCTTTCCCCAAGCCTTGTTATTTGTTTGCGTTGGTAGCGGGCGACTTGGAGCGGGTGGCAGATACATTTACTACAATGACGGGGCGCAAAGTAGATTTGCATATTTATGTGCGCGCCGGCGATGAAGGCCAATGCAGTCATGCCATGGCGTCACTGAAAAAGTCGATGCAGTGGGACGAAGAGGTCTATGGCCGCGAGTATCAACTCGACCTGTTTAATATCGTTGCGGTCAGTGACTTTAATATGGGGGCGATGGAAAACACTTCGCTCAATGTGTTTAACACGGCGCTGGTGTTGGCGCATCAGGAGACGGCGACCGATAGCGACTTCATGAGTGTAGAAGGCGTGATTGGTCATGAATACTTTCACAACTGGACCGGTAACCGGGTGACTTGTCGCGATTGGTTTCAACTTTCGCTCAAAGAAGGTTTTACCGTGTTCCGTGATCAGGAGTTTAGTGCCGATATGAACTCGCGCGCGGTGTTACGGATTGACGATGTTAACACCTTGCGTCGCTTGCAGTTTTCTGAGGATGGTAGCCCGCTGGCGCACGCAGTGCAGCCTGACCAGTTTATTGAGATCAGCAATTTTTACACCAAAACGATCTACGACAAAGGCGCGGAGCTGATTCGCATGCAACACACGCTTTTAGGTGCCGAGACTTTCCGCAAAGCCACGGATTTGTATTTTGACCGCTTTGATGGCCAAGCGGTGACCTGTGATGATTTTGTGCAATGTATGGCGGATGCTTCTGGCCGCGATCTATCGCAGTTTTTCCGCTGGTATAAGCAAGCGGGTACCCCTAGCCTGCAGGTCAGTAGTCACTACGATGCCAGCCATCAACGGTATACGCTGACCTTTAAGCAGTCTCAGCCGGATACGCCGGAGCAAACGAACAAGCAGCCATTGCATATCCCGGTTGCGGTGGGTCTGCTGGATGCTTTTGGTCAAGAACTGCTGCCTACCCGCGTGCTGGAAGTCACCGAACGTGAGCAAACATTCACTTTCGCGGATATGGCCGACCGGCCTGTGCCTTCTATTTTGCGCGGCTTTTCTGCGCCGGTAAAACTAGAAACTGATTTGAGTGACGATGACTTGCGTCTGTTGCAAGTGTATGACACCGATGGCTTTAATAAATGGGAGGCCGGGCAAACCCTAGCATTGCGCACCATTCAGCGTGTCATGGATCAGCCTGAAGCGGATATCACGCAATTTGTGGCCGATATCGGCACACTGATTGCACAGGGTTTAAGCGGTCAAGGCGATAAGGCTTTACTGGCGCGGGCATTGAGTTTGCCTCTGCTTGGCGTGATTGCCCAGCACCAGGCGGTGATTGACCCGGCGGCGATCGACGCTGCGCGGACGGCCATCCTCATCCAAATCAAGCGCACGCACAAAGAGGCATTGGCTGCGCTCTATGATTTAAATCGCAATAGCGGCGAGTTTTCGATGACGCCTGAAGCCATGGGCCGCCGTGCCTTGCAGCATGCAGTGCTGGAAATTCTGACCGTTACCAATGGTACCGGCTGTGCTGCACGTTCAAAAGCGCACTATGATGCGGCTGATAACATGACAGACCGCGTGACTGCTTTGGCGTGTCTGGCAGATAGCGATCAGCCACAACGTGCGGAAGTATTCGCTGATTTTTATGCACGTTTTAAAAACTATCCGCTGGTCGTGGATAAATGGTTTTCGCTGCAAGCGATTGCCAATCGCGAGCAGATTTTTGAAGACTTGGCGATGCTGCGCAACCATGCGGATTTCAATATCAAAAATCCAAACCGTGTCCGTTCTTTGTATAGCGCGTTTGCAATTAACAACCCGGTGAAGTTTCACGACCCGAGTGGCAAGGGCTATGCCTTTTTGCGCGATGTGATTATTGAATTAAATACCATTAACCCGCAAATTGCTGCACGCATGGTGACGCCACTGCGTGAATGGAAACGCTATACCCCAGCCTTGCAAGCACAGATGCAAGCCGCGCTTGAGGCGATTTTAGCCACCCCAAATCTGTCAGGGGATGTGTTTGAAATTGTCAGCAAGAGCCTGAAAGGCTAA
- a CDS encoding zinc ribbon domain-containing protein YjdM, with translation MSLPACPKCQSEYTYEDGDNYVCPECAHEWSKLAATESDETKVVRDANGNVLQDGDTITVIKDLKVKGSSSVVKVGTKVKNIRLVEGDHDIDCKIEGFGAMKLKSEFVKKA, from the coding sequence ATGTCATTACCCGCCTGCCCCAAATGCCAATCTGAATATACTTACGAGGACGGTGACAACTACGTCTGCCCCGAATGCGCTCACGAGTGGAGCAAACTAGCCGCAACTGAGTCTGATGAAACGAAAGTGGTGCGTGATGCCAACGGCAATGTGCTACAAGATGGTGACACCATCACCGTGATCAAAGACCTTAAAGTTAAAGGCTCTTCGTCAGTCGTCAAAGTCGGCACTAAAGTGAAAAACATCCGCCTGGTGGAGGGTGACCATGATATCGACTGTAAAATCGAAGGCTTTGGCGCGATGAAGTTGAAGTCGGAGTTTGTGAAAAAGGCTTAG
- a CDS encoding PEP-CTERM sorting domain-containing protein yields the protein MLGLLRYAVQHQKSAATLALCFFHLAGNAQATSLVVGDMTDIDWHAITVNNTNASTELKTVVASGGNPGSHLQMGVSKSDYDSPIASDGKRYTPGVTIAMIYQFASWNPATDGVLTSLDIRFDAKTLESSYSNNSAGFLTAAIEQNGRIYHLWDNLTSVTNSNWQNFGFNTVASNDWQSLNADFASQGIFSTDRPDFTSGMLRFGVGYVAYNLCYVSCDGFNAKVAVDNFSVSVNGIAPSAISPVPAPAAIWLFAMGLPVLGALLRRRQLSV from the coding sequence ATGCTTGGATTACTTCGTTACGCTGTTCAACATCAAAAGTCCGCGGCCACGCTCGCACTCTGTTTTTTTCATCTAGCTGGTAATGCCCAGGCGACCAGTCTGGTCGTGGGGGATATGACAGACATCGATTGGCATGCCATTACAGTCAATAATACCAATGCATCCACAGAGCTCAAAACGGTGGTTGCCAGCGGGGGAAATCCTGGTAGTCACTTGCAAATGGGCGTGTCAAAATCAGACTACGATAGTCCAATTGCATCCGACGGTAAGAGATACACGCCCGGTGTCACAATCGCTATGATCTATCAATTCGCCTCTTGGAACCCCGCCACTGACGGTGTGCTGACCAGCCTCGATATCCGTTTTGACGCAAAGACGCTGGAGTCAAGCTACTCAAACAACAGTGCGGGTTTTTTAACCGCGGCAATCGAACAAAACGGTCGCATCTATCATTTGTGGGACAATTTAACCTCTGTCACGAATAGCAACTGGCAAAACTTTGGTTTTAATACTGTGGCAAGCAACGACTGGCAGAGTTTAAATGCTGACTTTGCTAGTCAGGGGATTTTTAGCACTGACCGACCTGATTTCACCAGCGGAATGTTGCGTTTTGGCGTTGGTTATGTAGCTTACAACCTATGTTATGTATCTTGTGATGGCTTTAACGCAAAAGTTGCCGTGGATAACTTCAGCGTCAGCGTCAACGGGATTGCCCCTAGTGCGATTAGTCCTGTCCCGGCCCCAGCCGCCATTTGGCTGTTTGCGATGGGCTTGCCGGTGTTGGGTGCGCTGTTGCGACGCCGCCAGTTGTCGGTTTGA
- a CDS encoding response regulator — protein sequence MKTAFILEDTPESQVWLSEVLRQSFPAIHIQSANTIEQALALLPTLPAQDIALIDLSLPDGSGVSVIEWFNRHSLHTICVVASIFDDDNHIFPALRAGAHGYLLKDQPQAAIVQALNGIVTGQPPLSPAIARKLLRHFHEPLPELHAQALLTEREKEVLSIIAKGMTMVETANMLGLKRNTIAGYVKEIYRKLNVSSRAEAAISAQKMGLI from the coding sequence ATGAAAACAGCTTTCATTCTTGAAGATACCCCGGAGTCGCAAGTATGGCTGTCAGAGGTGTTGCGCCAAAGCTTTCCTGCTATTCATATTCAATCAGCCAATACGATTGAGCAAGCACTGGCATTATTGCCTACCCTGCCCGCGCAGGACATCGCCCTGATTGACCTGAGCTTGCCCGACGGCAGCGGTGTCAGCGTCATTGAGTGGTTCAATCGCCACTCATTGCACACGATTTGTGTCGTAGCCAGCATTTTTGACGATGATAATCATATTTTTCCTGCATTACGCGCCGGTGCGCATGGCTATTTACTCAAAGATCAGCCACAGGCGGCGATCGTGCAGGCGCTCAACGGCATCGTCACCGGGCAACCTCCTTTGTCGCCAGCCATTGCCAGAAAGTTATTGCGCCATTTTCATGAGCCTTTGCCCGAGCTGCACGCGCAAGCATTACTCACCGAGCGTGAGAAAGAGGTGCTGTCTATCATTGCCAAAGGCATGACCATGGTCGAGACTGCCAATATGCTTGGCCTCAAGCGCAACACCATTGCCGGCTATGTGAAAGAAATCTATCGAAAATTGAACGTTTCCTCCCGGGCAGAGGCGGCCATCAGCGCGCAAAAAATGGGTTTAATTTAG
- a CDS encoding PA4780 family RIO1-like protein kinase, with the protein MKTPTRLAPLIEDGIVDEVIRQLMSGKEATVYVVRCGEEIRCAKVYKEANKRSFRQSVDYTEGRKVKSSRQARAMAKGSKYGKQAQEEAWQSAEVDALYRLAAAGVSVPTPYQFYEGVLIMDLVTDAAGNAAPRLNDVVFTAEEARQHHQSLLKEVVRMLCAGIVHGDLSEFNILLSAHGPIIIDLPQAVDAAGNNHAMSMLERDVRNLADFFGQFAPELLSTQYGKEIWALYAHGALTPETVLTGQFKQDNKPVDLKSVVRVIDAVRDDEAKKQMRLAEAKAALPKPKRF; encoded by the coding sequence ATGAAAACCCCTACCAGATTAGCGCCGCTGATTGAAGATGGCATTGTCGATGAAGTCATCCGCCAGTTAATGAGCGGCAAAGAGGCCACCGTTTATGTCGTGCGTTGCGGCGAAGAAATACGCTGTGCCAAAGTGTATAAAGAAGCCAATAAACGCAGCTTTCGTCAAAGTGTCGATTACACCGAAGGCCGAAAAGTCAAAAGCAGCCGCCAAGCCCGCGCCATGGCGAAAGGCTCTAAGTACGGTAAACAAGCGCAAGAAGAGGCATGGCAAAGCGCAGAAGTAGATGCCTTATATCGGCTTGCTGCAGCTGGCGTGAGCGTGCCAACACCCTATCAATTTTATGAGGGTGTATTAATCATGGATTTAGTCACCGATGCCGCCGGCAACGCTGCGCCTAGACTCAATGATGTGGTATTCACGGCAGAAGAGGCTCGCCAGCATCATCAATCCCTCCTCAAAGAGGTGGTGCGTATGCTTTGCGCTGGTATCGTTCATGGCGATTTGTCTGAATTCAATATTTTGCTCAGTGCCCATGGCCCCATCATCATCGACTTACCCCAAGCGGTCGACGCGGCAGGAAACAACCATGCCATGAGCATGCTCGAGCGTGATGTGCGCAATTTGGCCGATTTTTTCGGTCAGTTTGCCCCTGAGCTATTGAGCACGCAATACGGTAAAGAGATTTGGGCACTATATGCACATGGCGCGCTGACGCCTGAAACAGTACTCACCGGCCAATTCAAACAAGATAACAAGCCGGTAGATTTAAAAAGCGTGGTGCGCGTGATTGATGCCGTGCGCGATGATGAAGCCAAAAAGCAAATGCGCTTGGCGGAAGCAAAAGCAGCGCTGCCTAAGCCCAAACGGTTTTAA
- a CDS encoding transglutaminase family protein, with protein MKRIKIKHLTEYAFSSPVTLQQHCLLIRPREGHDLRIESSLLNISPAYEIRWSRDVFDNSLAMVNFLQTSDRLTIASEVVIQHYAEAPLDFWMDAYAVNYPFSYAQAEWADLAAFQRPVFAQDETQVHQWLQQLGLLNGQHNTFALLTTLNQAIYTQFRYQAREAAGVQSPATTLQYGSGSCRDYATLFIEACRNLGLASRFVSGYLHAPATEVGNATTHAWAEVYLPGTGWKGFDPTSGQVTGTHHIAVAVARDPEAVPPVAGSFIGPNVAPILQVNVQVNLL; from the coding sequence ATGAAGCGTATTAAAATCAAACATCTGACGGAGTATGCTTTCTCATCCCCGGTGACGCTGCAACAACATTGCTTGCTGATACGGCCGCGTGAAGGCCACGATTTACGTATCGAATCCTCTCTCCTGAACATCTCACCCGCTTATGAGATCCGCTGGTCGCGGGATGTGTTTGATAACTCGTTGGCGATGGTCAACTTTTTGCAGACAAGTGACAGGCTGACCATCGCCAGCGAAGTGGTGATTCAACATTATGCAGAGGCGCCACTGGATTTCTGGATGGATGCCTATGCGGTCAATTATCCGTTTAGTTATGCGCAAGCCGAATGGGCTGACCTGGCCGCTTTTCAGCGCCCGGTTTTTGCACAGGACGAAACTCAGGTGCATCAATGGCTGCAGCAACTTGGTTTACTCAATGGCCAGCACAATACGTTTGCGTTGCTAACGACCTTGAATCAGGCCATTTATACCCAATTCCGTTATCAGGCACGTGAAGCAGCAGGCGTACAATCTCCCGCTACCACCCTGCAGTATGGCAGCGGTTCCTGCCGTGATTATGCCACGCTGTTTATTGAGGCTTGCCGCAATCTAGGGCTTGCCAGCCGCTTTGTCAGTGGTTATCTACATGCGCCGGCCACCGAGGTAGGCAATGCGACCACTCACGCCTGGGCTGAAGTGTATTTGCCGGGCACCGGCTGGAAAGGCTTTGACCCAACGTCGGGACAAGTCACGGGGACGCATCATATCGCCGTGGCGGTCGCTCGCGATCCAGAAGCGGTTCCTCCGGTTGCTGGCAGTTTTATCGGGCCCAATGTGGCGCCTATATTGCAGGTCAATGTGCAGGTGAATTTACTCTGA